In one window of Ovis aries strain OAR_USU_Benz2616 breed Rambouillet chromosome 5, ARS-UI_Ramb_v3.0, whole genome shotgun sequence DNA:
- the LOC132657132 gene encoding zinc finger protein 266-like has product MLENYKNLTTAGYQVFKPTLISWLEEEELSTVEKGVLQEWGIQLKAKDSRIGQNIFGKKMSNGIEKARGLNVQELYDSEQCGKDFNDHSCLRTHRSTQNGGNPYEDNQDGKNFLTLYNKSFTGEKCSMFNQCRKTVMLSPHIVPWKSYIQEKALERRDVGRAFVNQSYLWIQVRAHNKEKLYKWKECGKTSGHSTSLRAHGPAHTANKCYRCEDSGKVSTASLSHRQHIKTHTGEKPFQCDTCGKAFRFSSYLLVHSRIHTGIKPYKCKECGKTFRLSSYLRVHSQIHTGIKPYKCRDCGKAFRLSSYLRVHSQIHTVIKPYKCEECGKDFKHSLPFNIHMGTHTGDQPYKCKECGKTFTRSSGLIEHMKTHTGEKPFKCDTCGKTFTRSSGLTEHMKTHTGEKPFKCDTCGKTFTRSSGLTRHMKIHTGEKPFKCDTCGKAFASSSHLIRHLQSHTAQKTIKCDKCGKAFANSSYLTIHFRTHTGEKPFECNVCGKTFTTSSYLIIHK; this is encoded by the exons atgctggagaactacAAGAACCTGACCACAGCAG GATATCAGGTGTTCAAACCCACTCTGATCTCTTGGTTGGAAGAAGAAGAGTTGAGTACTGTGGAGAAAGGAGTCCTCCAAG AGTGGGGAATCCAACTTAAAGCCAAAGACTCAAGAATTGGGCAGaatatttttgggaaaaaaatgtcaaatggGATAGAAAAG GCAAGAGGCCTTAATGTACAGGAACTCTATGACAGTGAGCAATGTGGGAAAGACTTCAATGACCACTCATGCCTTAGGACACACAGGAGTACTCAAAATGGAGGGAACCCTTATGAAGATAATCAGGATGGGAAAAACTTCCTTACTCTGTACAACAAATCCTTTACTGGAGAAAAATGTTCCATGTTTAATCAGTGTCGAAAAACTGTCATGCTGTCTCCACATATTGTACCCTGGAAATCTTACATACAAGAAAAAGCCTTAGAACGCAGAGATGTTGGGAGAGCCTTTGTTAATCAGTCTTACCTTTGGATACAAGTGAGAGCTCACAATAAAGAAAAGCTCTACAAATGGAAGGAATGTGGAAAAACTTCTGGTCACTCAACAAGCCTTCGTGCACATGGGCCAGCTCACACTGCTAACAAATGCTACAGATGTGAGGACTCTGGAAAAGTCTCCACTGCATCCCTAAGCCATAGACAACATATAAAAAcacacactggagagaagccttttCAGTGTGACacatgtgggaaagcctttaggTTTTCCTCATACCTTCTTGTTCACAGTCGAATTCACACTGGAATAAAACCCTAcaaatgtaaggaatgtgggaaaaCCTTTAGATTGTCCTCATACCTTCGTGTTCACAGTCAAATTCACACTGGAATAAAACCCTACAAATGCAGGGATTGTGGGAAAGCCTTTAGATTATCCTCATACCTTCGTGTTCACAGTCAAATTCACACAGTAataaaaccttacaaatgtgaggAATGTGGGAAAGACTTCAAACATTCTCTGCCCTTTAACATTCACATGGGAACTCACACTGGAGATCAGCCCTataaatgtaaggaatgtgggaaaaCCTTCACTCGATCCTCAGGCCTTATTGAACATATGAAaactcatactggagagaagccttttaAGTGTGACACATGTGGAAAAACCTTCACTCGATCCTCAGGCCTTACTGAACATATGAAAAcacacactggagagaagccttttaAGTGTGACACATGTGGAAAAACCTTCACTCGATCTTCAGGCCTTACTCGACATATGAAAATTCACACTGGTGAGAAGCCTTTTAAATGTGATACATGTGGGAAAGCCTTTGCTTCTTCATCCCACCTTATTAGACATCTGCAGTCTCATACTGCACAGAAGACTATTAAATGTGACAAATGTGGGAAGGCCTTTGCTAATTCCTCATATCTTACTATACATTTTAgaactcacactggagagaagccttttgAGTGTAATGTGTGTGGGAAAACATTTACCACTTCTTCATATCTTATCATACACAAATGA